In the genome of Vicia villosa cultivar HV-30 ecotype Madison, WI linkage group LG7, Vvil1.0, whole genome shotgun sequence, one region contains:
- the LOC131617817 gene encoding uncharacterized protein LOC131617817 encodes MLQLLFALLSIELTVILILSFANPIRKLMVKVLDLLKRGRGPLITKTVATTVFVVFGSIIFTIVKIHKRSMDSGSVNPTEEVLMAHHLLEASLMGFSLFFGLIIDRQHYYVKEITSLRKNMEKVKKVSHNHESSKRREIEETEMKKIN; translated from the exons ATGTTACAACTTTTGTTTGCACTTTTGTCAATAGAATTAACAGTAATTCTAATACTATCATTTGCAAATCCAATAAGAAAACTAATGGTGAAAGTGTTAGATCTTTTGAAACGTGGAAGAGGTCCATTAATCACAAAAACCGTAGCAACCACTGTGTTTGTTGTTTTTGGTTCCATAATATTTACTATAGTCAAAATCCATAAACGTTCAATGGATTCTGGCAGTGTTAATCCAACTGAAGAAGTTCTAATGGCACATCATCTCTTAGAAGCATCTCTTATGG gattttctttattctttggaTTGATTATTGATAGGCAACATTATTATGTTAAAGAGAtaacttcactaaggaagaataTGGAAAAGGTGAAGAAAGTAAGCCACAATCATGAATCATCAAAGAGAAGAGAGATAGAGGAAACTGAGATGAAAAAGATTAATTAA